TGTTGGAACCTTCGGGAAGGGAAACTTCCAGTTTTTGAAGTTGCTGAATAAGTTTACTGATGTCGTTCCCTACAAAATCGGTAATCATCTGAGCCGATTTCTCATCGATCCGGATCATTCTTTCGGAAAAATAGTTTTTTATAAAAGACGGCACCTGGTTTTCGTACCACTTTTTCGACTCAAACACTACACCTCCGTTTTTCTCAATGTGCTTTATCACAGCCTTTCTTTTATCCACGGTACCATGTTTGTAGTTGATAACCAACACCGTACTTTTCAATGGATTTTTGACGTAAGAATCCAACAGGTCAAACTTGCTGAGTTCCTGCGCCTCTTTCACTACAATAAGCTGGTATTCAGCCATCATCGGAAAACGACGTGCTGCAGCTACAATGGCATTCACATCAGAATCCACCCCGTAAAATGTGAGCAAGTTGAAATCTTTTTCCGTCTCAGTAAGTACTTTCTCCAACAACAGCTCTGTCAGTTGATCTATAAAATAGGCTTCGTCCCCCATCAATAAATAGACAGGGGCAAAAATGCGGCTGGAGATGTCTTTTTTCAGTGAATCGAAGGTAATGTTGGCCATTTATTTTTGACTTTTAAATTTTTAGATATGAAGATTTCAGCATCCGTCATCATTACCAGTCAAACCGGAGATGTTTTACCGTTGAACCTCTGTTGATAAGTGTGGTAAGCGATTTAATACCAATCTTAACGTGTTCTTCCACGAAATTCTCGGTAATGACCTTATCGCTTTTATCTGTTTTTACGCCTGTAGAAATCATAGGTTGGTCCGAAACCAACAGCAGGGCTCCCGTAGGAATATGATTGGCAAAGCCGCACGTGAATAATGTTGCTGTTTCCATATCCACAGCCATTACGCGCAATTTCCGCAGGTAGTTTTTGAATTCATCGTCATATTCCCAGACTCGGCGATTCGTGGTGTAAACTGTTCCGGTCCAGTAATCACGCCCAAAATCCCGGATATTCGAAGAAACGGCACGCATAAGGCTAAATGCCGGCAGTGAAGGTACTTCGGGTGGAAGATAATCGTTTGAGGTCCCTTCTCCGCGAATAGCAGCAATGGGTAAAATATAATCACCTAGTTCGTTTTGTGCTTTTACTCCGCCACATTTTCCCAGAAACAATACTGCTGTTGGAGAAATTGCGCTTAGTAAATCCATGATTGTCGCGGCATTGGCGCTACCCATACCAAAATTAATGATGGTAACTCCGTCGGACGATGCGCTGGGCATGTTGGCATCCAGTCCCAAGATAGGAACGTTAAAATGATGGGCAAAAATTTCGACATATTTTTGAAAATTGGTCAACAGAATGAATTTGGTGAAATCTTCCAAAGAGCGCTTTGTATAACGTGGAAGCCAATTTTCAACAATTTCTTGTTTGGTTCTCATATTTAATTTACTTTTGTCTGATCACTTTTCCCGATGAACAAAGATAACATATGTATGCGTTAAATTTGCCAACTTTCGATGCTAAAATCCGAAAAACCCCTAACGGTTTGGAAATTTTCGATCCGTTACGCAGGAAATATGTATCCTTGACCCCCGAAGAGTGGGTGCGCCAGCATTTTGTACATTACCTGATTTCGGAAAAAGGATATCCGGCTTCTTTAATGGCAAATGAAGCAATGATCAGGTTAAACTCGCTCACCAAACGATGCGATACCGTTGTGTATGACAATAGCCTTCGTCCGGTGGTTATCTGCGAATTTAAGAAACCCGACATAGAGATTACTCAACAAGCTTTCGATCAGGTAGTTAGATACAATATCGTATTGAAAGTGAAATACCTGATTGTATCCAACGGGATGTCTCACTATTGCTGTAAAATGAACTACGAAGATATGTCGTTTGATTATTTACAGGAAATACCGGAGTACGGGGATTTATAGCGTTTATTTCTTCATCACATAAAGCTGGAAGTTTTCGTAACGTTTTACAACTACTTCGTCTCCCTTTTCTATAAATCCTTTCATCGATACCGCGTCGTAATGTTGATCTCCTATTCTTACTTTTCCGGACGGACGAAGCACAGTAGAGGCCATTCCGGTTTGTCCGACCAATGTCAGCGGTTCCATGGGCACAGAAACATATCCTTCCTGATCGGAAACCAAGGCAACGCGGCTGAAAATTCCCGGTTTTCCGATCCGGCTCGACATATAGATTATCAGGGCCAACCCCATTCCTATTCCTGCAAAAACAACCATTATCGCACGAAACAGTTGCCTGAGAGATAAACCGCTGAAATCGAAATGAATATTTCCGACCAGAGCAAGTACCAAAGCAGTAAAAACGAGAATTATCCCTGAGATACCCGCCACCCCAAACCCGGGAATTACAAAAATCTCAAAGACAATCAAAATTAAACCCAATACAAACAACAAAACCTCCCAGTTTTGCGCATAACCGGTCAGGTAAAGCGGAGTGAAATACAACAAGGCAGCCGTCACAGCTACCGCAGTAGGAAAGCCGATCCCCGGCGTTTGCAATTCGAAATAAATTCCTCCAATGATTAACATGATCAATATGGCCTGCAGAAGTCCATTCATCAACAAGCCCTTTATTCTGTCGTAAAGCGTTGGATTATAAGTTTCAAGGTCGTAATCACTATAACCCAGGTACTGTACGGCAATCTGGTTGATATTTTCCGCAATGCCGTCACAGTAACGCAACTCAACGGCCTGACTTGCCGTTAACGTCAGAATCTGGGTAGAATCTGCAAAGCCAGGTATCACAATTTTTTCATCCACCATCGCCTCGGCAACTTTCGGATCGCGTTTCCACTCTATCAATGTATCTTTGTTTTGAATGACCGTGTCTCTGCCGTGACTTTCTGCAGTTGCACGCATCATTCCTCGCATGTATGACTGGTATTTGTCGGGAGCTTTGGAACCGTCCTGGCCACTCACTACAGTTGCTGCTCCAATGGAAGCCGCCGATCTCATAAAAATACTGTCGCACGCAATGGAGATAAGCGCACCGGCAGAAGCAGCGTTATTATCTATAAATACATAAACAGGAAGCTTAAAATTCAAAATGGCGGTACGCATGGAGTCGGCTTCTGCAACAGAACCACCGTATGTATTCATGTGAAGAAGTATGCAATCGGCATTCTTGTTCAGGGCCTGATGCATTCCGTTCTGTAAGTACACCCAGGTATTGCTTCCAATGTTCTCTTTTATATTGATTTTGTAAATCAGTGGCTTAGAATACTGTCCATAAGTCGCATGGACAAAGAGAATGAAAAAAAAAACGAAAGTCTGCCTGATATTTTTCATCATTTAACAGGTTTATTTTTACAAAGATAGTTGTTTTTCATTTCTACGTTGCCCCTTTTAAAAAAAACTGATTATATTTGCCTTTTTAAATTTAAATCTACTATGGTTAAAATCTTAGTCAGTTTAGGCTCGAACATATACTCAAAACAAAATATTGACAGGGCAAGAAGGATGCTCGCTCATTATTTCCCCGACGTTGTTTTCACCCCATCGATAATAACTACGGCGACCGATGAGAAGTATTCTTTTCCGTTCCGGAATGTATTGGCAGTTTTTTACAGTGACTTACCTTCGGAGGAAATTGTCCAAAAATTAAAAATGATAGAGTTTGCTATGGGACGGCAACCACGCGATAAAGATACAGGAAAGGTTATTATAGATATCGATCTGCTTCAGTATGGTGACGAAATTCTTCGTCCGGATGACTACGAGAGAGCTTATGTGCAAGCATTGTTGACCCGGTTAATCAGCTGATTCTACTTCTTTCACATAAACCCGTCTCATCCAACGCCCTGGTGATAACAGCTCAGTTCAACCTTGAAACAGACTTTATCCCTTTCACCGCTTTCAATTTTTTTATTAATTGTTCCAGCATTGAGGTGCTTGCCAGCATTACAGTGATGTTTCCCTGAAATAATCCATCGTTTGAATCGATGGAAATGGAACGCATCTGTACTCCGTCTTCCTTGGAAATGATTGACATCAAGTTAGCTACGATATTGAGCTGATCATTTCCAATGATGCGCAGTACGGATGTATAGTTTGCTGTCCCCGAGGTTTTGCCCGACCACCGGGCTTTTAAAATCCGGTAACCGAAACGCGAAAACAGGTCGTGTGCGTTGGGACAGCTTA
This portion of the Petrimonas sulfuriphila genome encodes:
- the holA gene encoding DNA polymerase III subunit delta, with translation MANITFDSLKKDISSRIFAPVYLLMGDEAYFIDQLTELLLEKVLTETEKDFNLLTFYGVDSDVNAIVAAARRFPMMAEYQLIVVKEAQELSKFDLLDSYVKNPLKSTVLVINYKHGTVDKRKAVIKHIEKNGGVVFESKKWYENQVPSFIKNYFSERMIRIDEKSAQMITDFVGNDISKLIQQLQKLEVSLPEGSNTVTSELIEKNVGISKDYNNFELLKAIAEKNILKANTIVDYFSKNQKDNPSIVTLSVLFNYFSNLLECFWLPQKNEQNVMSALNLKSSFFARDYMTGLRNYNAVKVMEIITYLRIFDGKSKGIDNHSASSGELLKELVYKIMH
- a CDS encoding type I restriction enzyme HsdR N-terminal domain-containing protein, with the protein product MYALNLPTFDAKIRKTPNGLEIFDPLRRKYVSLTPEEWVRQHFVHYLISEKGYPASLMANEAMIRLNSLTKRCDTVVYDNSLRPVVICEFKKPDIEITQQAFDQVVRYNIVLKVKYLIVSNGMSHYCCKMNYEDMSFDYLQEIPEYGDL
- a CDS encoding AMP nucleosidase, whose amino-acid sequence is MRTKQEIVENWLPRYTKRSLEDFTKFILLTNFQKYVEIFAHHFNVPILGLDANMPSASSDGVTIINFGMGSANAATIMDLLSAISPTAVLFLGKCGGVKAQNELGDYILPIAAIRGEGTSNDYLPPEVPSLPAFSLMRAVSSNIRDFGRDYWTGTVYTTNRRVWEYDDEFKNYLRKLRVMAVDMETATLFTCGFANHIPTGALLLVSDQPMISTGVKTDKSDKVITENFVEEHVKIGIKSLTTLINRGSTVKHLRFDW
- a CDS encoding nodulation protein NfeD: MKNIRQTFVFFFILFVHATYGQYSKPLIYKINIKENIGSNTWVYLQNGMHQALNKNADCILLHMNTYGGSVAEADSMRTAILNFKLPVYVFIDNNAASAGALISIACDSIFMRSAASIGAATVVSGQDGSKAPDKYQSYMRGMMRATAESHGRDTVIQNKDTLIEWKRDPKVAEAMVDEKIVIPGFADSTQILTLTASQAVELRYCDGIAENINQIAVQYLGYSDYDLETYNPTLYDRIKGLLMNGLLQAILIMLIIGGIYFELQTPGIGFPTAVAVTAALLYFTPLYLTGYAQNWEVLLFVLGLILIVFEIFVIPGFGVAGISGIILVFTALVLALVGNIHFDFSGLSLRQLFRAIMVVFAGIGMGLALIIYMSSRIGKPGIFSRVALVSDQEGYVSVPMEPLTLVGQTGMASTVLRPSGKVRIGDQHYDAVSMKGFIEKGDEVVVKRYENFQLYVMKK
- a CDS encoding 2-amino-4-hydroxy-6-hydroxymethyldihydropteridine diphosphokinase, whose protein sequence is MVKILVSLGSNIYSKQNIDRARRMLAHYFPDVVFTPSIITTATDEKYSFPFRNVLAVFYSDLPSEEIVQKLKMIEFAMGRQPRDKDTGKVIIDIDLLQYGDEILRPDDYERAYVQALLTRLIS